A window of the Acidovorax sp. YS12 genome harbors these coding sequences:
- a CDS encoding Uma2 family endonuclease, producing MSTRAINIEEYLAHEERSEWRHEYIDGRMYARAESTAAHNLIATALAFGLIPAARRKGCHVFTSAMKLRLEIGGKTVFYYPDLLLSCDPQDRAPYFRRAPCLIVEVLSESTARIDRREKLLAYQTLPSLQTYVLLEQDVVRAEVYRRATGWRVEYVEQGSIRIDCLDIDLPLADVYADVQI from the coding sequence ATGTCCACACGAGCGATCAACATTGAAGAGTACCTGGCCCATGAGGAGCGCAGCGAGTGGCGCCATGAGTACATCGACGGGCGCATGTATGCCAGGGCCGAAAGCACTGCGGCGCATAACCTGATCGCTACCGCCCTGGCCTTTGGCCTGATCCCGGCAGCACGGCGTAAGGGCTGTCACGTGTTCACGTCGGCCATGAAGCTGCGGCTGGAGATTGGCGGCAAGACCGTGTTCTATTACCCTGACCTGCTGCTCTCGTGCGACCCGCAGGACAGGGCGCCTTATTTCCGGCGCGCGCCCTGCCTCATCGTCGAAGTCCTGTCCGAATCCACCGCCCGCATCGACCGGCGCGAGAAACTGCTGGCCTACCAGACCCTGCCCAGCCTGCAAACCTATGTGCTGCTGGAGCAGGACGTGGTTCGCGCCGAGGTTTACCGGCGTGCCACCGGCTGGCGCGTCGAGTACGTGGAGCAAGGCAGCATCCGCATCGACTGCCTGGACATCGACCTGCCGCTGGCCGACGTGTACGCCGATGTGCAAATTTGA